In Manduca sexta isolate Smith_Timp_Sample1 chromosome 23, JHU_Msex_v1.0, whole genome shotgun sequence, one DNA window encodes the following:
- the LOC115445343 gene encoding glutenin, high molecular weight subunit DY10: MEKRSHILFALLLVVVHNEAALMEARKVLHIPEKIIGGVIDIVQSHKNKPVPATTQGPVQPVYQGTPQYTWNPNGGYSNGYQGQYQGQYVNYGNYPTGNYPQGGYPVNSQIYPTNGQQGFATQGQTQGQYQGYPQNGGTQFQGQNQQSFEGNHHQTQFQGQQSGFNGQKPQNQYQGQNQGGQYGNGHYQGNYQGQNMQVQQTQNGQYNGQHVQTGQFLGENQQSSHFVTQGQQGQFSGQNIQQGSGFVNGQGQGSGNWQNGSWQNGSFQVSGTQQPIGAGPTCVCQAWTKPQPDDGSGKSDEIDLKAEASN; this comes from the exons ATGGAGAAACGCTCCCACATTCTATTT GCCCTGTTGTTAGTAGTTGTGCACAATGAAGCAGCGCTGATGGAGGCTCGTAAGGTCCTCCACATCCCAGAGAAGATCATTGGAGGAGTCATCGACATCGTACAGAGTCACAAGAACAAGCCAGTGCCTGCCACTACCCAGGGTCCAGTGCAGCCAGTGTACCAAGGAACCCCACAATATACTTGGAATCCTAATGGTGGATACTCCAACGGCTATCAAGGACAATACCAGGGTCAATATGTCAACTACGGAAACTATCCCACAGGAAATTATCCTCAGGGTGGTTATCCTGTTAATTCCCAAATTTATCCAACGAATGGCCAGCAAGGATTCGCTACTCAAGGTCAAACACAAGGACAATATCAAGGATATCCTCAAAATGGAGGAACACAATTCCAAGGTCAGAATCAACAAAGTTTTGAAGGGAATCACCACCAAACACAGTTCCAAGGCCAACAATCTGGTTTTAATGGCCAAAAGCCGCAGAATCAGTATCAGGGACAAAACCAAGGAGGTCAATACGGGAATGGTCACTATCAAGGGAATTATCAGGGTCAGAACATGCAAGTACAACAGACCCAAAACGGCCAGTATAATGGCCAACATGTCCAAACTGGGCAATTTCTTGGAGAGAATCAGCAGTCGAGCCATTTCGTGACCCAAGGTCAGCAGGGTCAATTTTCGGGCCAGAATATACAGCAGGGTTCAGGGTTTGTAAATGGCCAAGGACAAGGTTCAGGCAACTGGCAGAATGGCAGTTGGCAAAATGGAAGCTTTCAGGTGTCTGGCACGCAGCAGCCGATAGGAGCGGGACCAACGTGTGTTTGCCAAGCCTGGACTAAGCCCCAACCAGATGACGGATCAGGGAAGTCGGATGAAATAGACCTTaaagcggaagctagtaattaG
- the LOC115445362 gene encoding sodium/potassium-transporting ATPase subunit beta-2-like, which translates to MTVKKRASDLTSLERFNLYYREKEPPLTSTQKFKRFIWNPKTRQFCGRTGSSWSKIALFYFIFYSALAILVAICMWTFLQLLDARQPKWQLESSIIGTNPGLGFRPMPPEVASSVIWYKGNDPGSHQFWVKELSKFLSAYKRDGKKAGAGQNIHNCDFKLPPPAGKVCDVDISAWGPCVEDNHFAYHKSTPCIFLKLNKIYAWKPEFYNSSDRLPEAMPEDLKEHIRNMTAYDKNYLNMVWVSCQGENPADRENIGPIQYLPHRGFPGYYFPYTNQEGYLSPLVAVHLQRPKTGMLINVECRAWANNIKYDRVEGVGSVHIEIMIE; encoded by the exons ATGACAGTGAAGAAGCGAGCGTCGGACCTGACGAGTCTGGAGCGGTTCAATTTGTACTATAGGGAGAAGGAGCCGCCGCTCACCTCCACTCAGAAGTTCAAGCGGTTCATCTGGAACCCGAAGACGAGGCAGTTCTGCGGCAGGACTGGGTCCAGCTGGT CCAAGATTGCTCTTTTCTACTTCATCTTTTACTCAGCCTTGGCTATCCTGGTGGCGATATGTATGTGGACCTTCCTGCAGCTGCTGGATGCACGGCAGCCTAAATGGCAGCTGGAGAGCAGCATCATTGGCACCAACCCTGGTCTAGGCTTCAGGCCAATGCCGCCAGAGGTCGCTAGCAGCGTCATTTGGTATAAGGGTAACGACCCCGGCAGTCATCAGTTCTGGGTGAAGGAACTGTCGAAATTCTTGTCAG CATACAAACGCGACGGCAAAAAGGCTGGTGCTGGTCAGAACATCCACAACTGCGACTTCAAGCTGCCCCCACCAGCCGGCAAGGTCTGCGACGTGGACATCAGCGCCTGGGGCCCTTGCGTAGAGGATAATCATTTCGCCTACCACAAGTCCACTCCCTGCATATTCCTGAAGCTCAACAAGATCTATGCGTGGAAGCCAGAGTTCTACAACAGCTCTGATAGATTGCCTGAGGCAATGCCTGAAGATCTGAAGGAGCATATTAGGAATATGACAGCTTATGACAAGAATTAT TTGAACATGGTGTGGGTATCGTGCCAAGGCGAGAACCCTGCCGATCGCGAGAACATTGGCCCCATTCAGTACCTGCCACATCGAGGATTCCCAGGGTACTACTTCCCCTACACCAACCAGGAGGGGTACCTGAGTCCTCTGGTCGCGGTGCATCTACAGAGACCGAAGA CCGGCATGCTGATCAATGTTGAGTGTCGCGCGTGGGCGAACAACATCAAGTACGACCGGGTGGAAGGCGTGGGCTCAGTCCACATCGAAATCATGATCGAGTAG
- the LOC115445356 gene encoding sodium/potassium-transporting ATPase subunit beta-2-like → MSLRDRLTSGTYFLIVRIILSGRRWPVLKRSASGMGADKPNGVVNYSRRPPQRPFFQRIRYAIWNPEERTFLGRTGRRWGVIGMIYLVMYICIIIFFSICMCGLLATMDDRIPYFTLADSIIGDNPGMGHRPLIYQEGALIWYNADNITHIKKYTDNIDEFLAQYENKTLLPNGGVNQRDCGDVKPPREEVCSFNTSQFGPCSKEFGYGYAAKTPCLIIKLNRLFDWKPQFYENPGAIPPEMPPDLQEFIKNNATAQQLRSVWVSCQGERPADVEALGPLKYWPYPGVPETYFPYDNTPGYLSPLVAVQLLKPTLHQIINIRCRAWARNIIYTESLKERLGSTHLEIMID, encoded by the exons ATGTCTCTCCGAGACAGGTTAACCTCAGGTACATATTTCCTGATAGTTCGTATCATACTCTCCGGTCGGCGCTGGCCAGTGTTGAAGCGGTCGGCAAGCGGAATGGGTGCCGATAAGCCCAATGGCGTGGTGAACTACAGCCGCCGACCGCCCCAGAGGCCCTTCTTCCAACGCATCAGGTATGCGATATGGAATCCAGAGGAGAGGACCTTCCTTGGCCGGACTGGCAGGAGATGGG GCGTCATCGGCATGATCTACCTAGTGATGTACATCTGCATCATCATCTTCTTCTCGATCTGCATGTGCGGGCTGCTAGCCACCATGGATGACAGGATACCATACTTCACGCTCGCTGATTCCATTATTG GAGACAATCCCGGCATGGGTCACAGGCCTCTGATATACCAGGAAGGAGCCCTGATCTGGTACAACGCCGACAACATCACTCACATCAAGAAATACACTGACAACATAGATGAATTCTTAGCCC aatatgaaaacaaaacgcTGCTGCCCAACGGCGGAGTGAACCAGCGTGACTGTGGTGATGTAAAGCCGCCCCGCGAGGAGGTCTGCTCCTTCAACACCAGCCAGTTCGGACCCTGCTCCAAGGagttcggatacggttacgccGCCAAGACGCCATGCCTTATCATCAAACTAAATCGG TTATTTGATTGGAAGCCCCAGTTCTACGAGAATCCCGGCGCTATACCACCGGAAATGCCGCCTGACTTACAAGAGTTCATTAAAAACAACGCCACAGCTCAACAG CTTCGTAGTGTATGGGTTTCCTGCCAGGGCGAGAGGCCCGCTGATGTGGAAGCCCTCGGCCCTCTTAAGTACTGGCCTTACCCTGGAGTGCCGGAGACGTACTTCCCTTACGACAACACTCCGGGATACCTTAGCCCTTTGGTGGCAGTGCAACTTCTTAAACCAACTT TGcatcaaataataaacatcCGATGCCGCGCGTGGGCTCGAAACATCATATACACGGAGAGTTTGAAGGAGCGGCTGGGCTCCACCCACCTGGAGATCATGATCGACTGA